The DNA segment AAGGTTTTTTGTTAGAAAAGCCTCGAAGACGAAGTAAAATTCATATCCGGTTTCGCCGAATgatgaatgttgaattcttacGCAGCGGTTTCATACTCTCgagaaataataaacatttagaTAAATTTAGTACACATGTTTCTTGGGACCCATGGGAAGTTGGTATTGCAtactgctacgcccacaaaatgccattaagCGAAAACGAATAAACAAACATAgttaaaaatgataaattggTAAGGTCAAAATGTTCAATTATGTACACTTGATctaaaccatttttttctttaaattatgttCAACGTATACTGATCGTAATTTACTAAGAAAATatcatacttacatattaattacaaaaatatttttatataactatATTTAAGGCTATGATGGTGCAGAATAATTACGGTGGCAAGTCCTGTAGTAATGAACATCAACAGGACCTGTCCAATGTTGAAATAGGTAATGTCGACGACAAACCCACTTACGCTTTGGAACATTTAGCCACTTTCAAAGTAAAGTATGAATCCGAGATATGTAATCCAAAAGAAAAGCTAAAGATTCTGATGAAGTTGGATGAGTCAGGAGCCATTTGGTCTCAGAAAATGTATATGTCCTTTAGTGGACAATGGCTGGTAATGTTGGACTCTGAAATGaaggaaattgaaaatttcccaGGTTCTCTGATAAAAGAACCAATGGCGTTCATCAGTGAGGACCCATTAGAGATTTACAATAATATTCTCGTATTTACAGTACCAGGCGTCTCTTTGGGAACGACAGAAATGCACTTTTTTCAGGTAATATTTTTccttggttttaaaattttaacttaatagTATTATTCTAAATGAGTGTATTTATGAACACAGGTAACGAATGTGTCGTCAAAACATTTGGTTGAAGACTTGAAGCAATTGAGCACTGGCAAAACGGTGCTGATTGATCGAAATTTGACACCTGTCAAAGTATTTAAAGCCGAAAAACCCTCCCATAATGCTCGCGATCAATATGGTATTGCTACAGCTGCTGCAAAAATGGCTATACAAAAGAATGCTCATGATGCTGAGCAAAGCTTGCGTGACATTCAGGTCTTAAATCATTGTTTCGAAGATATCGAAAGATTTGTAGCACGTCTGCAATATGCTGCAGAGGCACTGCGCGAATTAGAATTACGTCATAATGATCACAACCCACATGGAGAGGGACTGCTAATATTACGGTCACGCCCACCCATTGAAAGCGagttttatgatatttttgcaaaagttaAAATGGCCATAAATTATGTTGTTAAGCTAAATCATAATTTCTCTAACGGAACGAAACCGATTTCtgatttattcatttcattgcgAACCATTGTGAATGTTTGTAATGATGTACATGTTAGTGCTAATATACCAGAGAATGTTGTAAACCCTCTGCTGCGACGTGATACCATACAATTTTTATCTAGTTGTTTAAATACATCGGACTCTGATTTCTGGAGATATTTAGGAAAAAACTGGACTACAGCGAAGGAATATCATAAAGATCATAAAGGATCGTTCCATCCGATATTCTACGATGATTGGTCACCGGATTGGATAGTTGACGAAGAAGTTACATATGTAACACCGCCAAAACCTAATTCGCCGGTAACTCCACGGATTTTAGCAAGTAATGCCGTTTGGCTGTCACGTTTGCAATCAAGAAATGTGAAAATTGCAGAAGTGGTATATAATAGCAAAGCAAATAACGATAAAGAGTTGAATGCTTCAATTGGAGAATATCTTGAGGTAAATGTATATTTCGTGTTTATAAAAATACCTACCCAtaagtttcaaataaaattattattaggttATAGATGATACACGTAACTGGTGGAAAGTCAGAAATTCAGTGGGCAACGTCGGTTATGTTCCGCATACAGTCCTTAAACCACATAACTTTGAAGGGCATTCCAATTACTCAATGAAGGATGCAGACTCAATTGCCTCATCTTTGCACGAAGCAGGTATGCatgcttttattgttttaaaaaatataatacttgtatatgtttatattaacaCCATGTCaaaaacatatgtttataaaagaacaaaattacaactatttttctttattcttttaAAGAGGCAATCAATGCGAACAACATATATCGAAATACACTCACTCCTTTTGTTGATGTAGCAGAACGCGAATCGATGACTTCTAATAATATAGCAAAATCTATGCCACGCTCTTACAGCATGCCAAATGTTCCGATTCCACCCCCTATGCCTCCTCCAACAGATAGTGAGACACCGACACCAAGTGGTACTCTCAAGCGTAATATGGCTGCTGCTGGCAGTTTAGCAGGTATTTACGAAAATTACCTACGCGGCCAGTATGGCTCTGTTTATTGCTAAGcctaaattaaaacaattaaggacgggctaagttcgggtgcaaccgaacaatttgtactcttgcaacttacaagaattaaagccagggaaatactttatggtgtaaaacctcaacctgaggatcgaaatccaagcaatttcatatatacatttactataTACGAGTATGACTCTCATACTATTAACGTGTCACATACATAGGATGTTCGAAAaccctgatattagttatatggcgggtaagtcaagttttcgctcaaatttatctattttagttatgagtaaaacacgatactcacatattggctgatatatgtatgtatgtatgcggtataaagtatAAAGGTATATGAGGGCCAAAGGAAGTATTGgtccaattcaacccatttttacaatacagaatttcaattatatatctcacacattgactctatttttgatcaaaagtcaactatagaaaCTGGGGTCAAAATATTAGGTACTTAAGGGCtcaaacagtttttgttggatatgaacactttttggtcataaagtggcacacactaaagacattattcgtacaaagttgaatcccgttatattaattgcgtcttgatttgtgtactggaaaataaaagaatcttgttgaaattaaaattgtgctatatgtgacatagtaatataaaaagaatgccacgtaccaaattttgtcgaaaatgGTCTGTCGGGTTCCGTGATATGCGATTGCGCCAAAAAGTGGGCAGTGCCGCGTCCATCGTCCAATGCCAGTCGTCGAATTTCCTTAAATATTTCAGAGTTTACCGTAAACTGTTCGTTGTGGTTTTCTATTAAATCGTTTATATTAATTGATACAAATGCGAAGTCGTAGTGATCTGGGGTTCCTGCAATCCATTTCAAAATTGTACCTATTTCGTTAAGGCCACGTTTTACCTTATTTCTCTTTAACTGTGATAAAAAATCCTCTATTAAGTTTAGTTCAAATTACGTTTCTAGGTAATCTGCGTGAGGGTATGAATGTTTAAGTTTGTCTTGTTGAAAGTGTATTTTTCTTCGTGCCATAATACGAGTATGATGTAATAAGTTAAATTTGTTATGTGGAATATGTCTCCAATAGTCTCGTATATTAGGATATTTGTTAAATCGGAATTTAATCTTATTACGTTCACCTATTACTTTTtcctaaattatttttcctGGTATTGTTTTTTTCCTGCTTTTGTAATGGAAATTGAGCATATTAGACTAAACTTGTTTGAGAGTATATGGTAAATTTCCATGACtaactttattataaaatacatcTGCTGGTTTGAAATTTGTGACTGAATGTATAGTCAAATTATTCTGTTGGGCAGCTTATATTATTGTTTCCTGATCACTTATTATTGAATGTTCTTCTTTTGTACATCGAGCTATCTCGATTAGGGTTAGTTTAACTTGTCCGTTTGTTGAATTATGTCTTGGGTAAcaccaaaatattttgattttgagttTTTGCATCATAGATTTAAATTAAGGGGTAGAAAAATTTGGTTCGttgtcaaaattttattgtttccaTCAGGAAAGGGTTTGCTCTAAATTTGTTCATCATTGTTAGTTTTATCGTCAGTGGATTTCAGAACAATTAATTTCGAGTATGCATCGatacaagtaataaatttcaatttgtgagcat comes from the Bactrocera neohumeralis isolate Rockhampton chromosome 2, APGP_CSIRO_Bneo_wtdbg2-racon-allhic-juicebox.fasta_v2, whole genome shotgun sequence genome and includes:
- the LOC126763579 gene encoding epidermal growth factor receptor kinase substrate 8 isoform X1; amino-acid sequence: MAMMVQNNYGGKSCSNEHQQDLSNVEIGNVDDKPTYALEHLATFKVKYESEICNPKEKLKILMKLDESGAIWSQKMYMSFSGQWLVMLDSEMKEIENFPGSLIKEPMAFISEDPLEIYNNILVFTVPGVSLGTTEMHFFQVTNVSSKHLVEDLKQLSTGKTVLIDRNLTPVKVFKAEKPSHNARDQYGIATAAAKMAIQKNAHDAEQSLRDIQVLNHCFEDIERFVARLQYAAEALRELELRHNDHNPHGEGLLILRSRPPIESEFYDIFAKVKMAINYVVKLNHNFSNGTKPISDLFISLRTIVNVCNDVHVSANIPENVVNPLLRRDTIQFLSSCLNTSDSDFWRYLGKNWTTAKEYHKDHKGSFHPIFYDDWSPDWIVDEEVTYVTPPKPNSPVTPRILASNAVWLSRLQSRNVKIAEVVYNSKANNDKELNASIGEYLEVIDDTRNWWKVRNSVGNVGYVPHTVLKPHNFEGHSNYSMKDADSIASSLHEAEAINANNIYRNTLTPFVDVAERESMTSNNIAKSMPRSYSMPNVPIPPPMPPPTDSETPTPSGTLKRNMAAAGSLAAMRARNDTEANDELFLLQGSINEELRNTLYQRERRKDLEILTTPNIYINQYSSPKEVEEWLRAKGFPNSIVSKLCKLNGEELFALSPHVIEGYFGQKESRRLISQIVLQKNICEYKTVRSSELSAKLAKARQKADQQRNDPNEVF
- the LOC126763579 gene encoding epidermal growth factor receptor kinase substrate 8 isoform X3 — encoded protein: MAMMVQNNYGGKSCSNEHQQDLSNVEIGNVDDKPTYALEHLATFKVKYESEICNPKEKLKILMKLDESGAIWSQKMYMSFSGQWLVMLDSEMKEIENFPGSLIKEPMAFISEDPLEIYNNILVFTVPGVSLGTTEMHFFQVTNVSSKHLVEDLKQLSTGKTVLIDRNLTPVKVFKAEKPSHNARDQYGIATAAAKMAIQKNAHDAEQSLRDIQVLNHCFEDIERFVARLQYAAEALRELELRHNDHNPHGEGLLILRSRPPIESEFYDIFAKVKMAINYVVKLNHNFSNGTKPISDLFISLRTIVNVCNDVHVSANIPENVVNPLLRRDTIQFLSSCLNTSDSDFWRYLGKNWTTAKEYHKDHKGSFHPIFYDDWSPDWIVDEEVTYVTPPKPNSPVTPRILASNAVWLSRLQSRNVKIAEVVYNSKANNDKELNASIGEYLEVIDDTRNWWKVRNSVGNVGYVPHTVLKPHNFEGHSNYSMKDADSIASSLHEAEAINANNIYRNTLTPFVDVAERESMTSNNIAKSMPRSYSMPNVPIPPPMPPPTDSETPTPSGTLKRNMAAAGSLAGLLNHNLNIHYTMSKF
- the LOC126763579 gene encoding epidermal growth factor receptor kinase substrate 8 isoform X2; this encodes MMVQNNYGGKSCSNEHQQDLSNVEIGNVDDKPTYALEHLATFKVKYESEICNPKEKLKILMKLDESGAIWSQKMYMSFSGQWLVMLDSEMKEIENFPGSLIKEPMAFISEDPLEIYNNILVFTVPGVSLGTTEMHFFQVTNVSSKHLVEDLKQLSTGKTVLIDRNLTPVKVFKAEKPSHNARDQYGIATAAAKMAIQKNAHDAEQSLRDIQVLNHCFEDIERFVARLQYAAEALRELELRHNDHNPHGEGLLILRSRPPIESEFYDIFAKVKMAINYVVKLNHNFSNGTKPISDLFISLRTIVNVCNDVHVSANIPENVVNPLLRRDTIQFLSSCLNTSDSDFWRYLGKNWTTAKEYHKDHKGSFHPIFYDDWSPDWIVDEEVTYVTPPKPNSPVTPRILASNAVWLSRLQSRNVKIAEVVYNSKANNDKELNASIGEYLEVIDDTRNWWKVRNSVGNVGYVPHTVLKPHNFEGHSNYSMKDADSIASSLHEAEAINANNIYRNTLTPFVDVAERESMTSNNIAKSMPRSYSMPNVPIPPPMPPPTDSETPTPSGTLKRNMAAAGSLAAMRARNDTEANDELFLLQGSINEELRNTLYQRERRKDLEILTTPNIYINQYSSPKEVEEWLRAKGFPNSIVSKLCKLNGEELFALSPHVIEGYFGQKESRRLISQIVLQKNICEYKTVRSSELSAKLAKARQKADQQRNDPNEVF